One Aegilops tauschii subsp. strangulata cultivar AL8/78 chromosome 7, Aet v6.0, whole genome shotgun sequence genomic window carries:
- the LOC120968930 gene encoding uncharacterized protein: MRQLQLITNMRAHNDKWFANYLLRVGNGTEEADDQGNILLPDDICLPSTGEVDDLEKLIDHVFPSLDDNMADSSYMTSRAILSTTNDNVDKINIRMIERFHGDEVIYHSFDSAEDDPYGYYAPEFLNGLTPNGLPPHALKLKLNCPVILLRNIDPANGLCNGTRLVVRGFERNTIDAEIVIGQHAGRRVFLPRIPLCPSDNDMFPFKFKRKQFPIRLSFAMTINKAQGQTIPIVGVYLPNPVFSHGQLYVALSRATAKRNIKIIIQKEKPKEKSNKQHNNPKKRKRPTVSLLTSMKNIVYKEVFTG; encoded by the coding sequence ATGCGGCAGCTTCAGCTCATCACCAACATGAGGGCTCATAATGACAAGTGGTTTGCAAATTACTTGCTCAGGGTCGGTAATGGCACAGAGGAAGCCGACGATCAAGGCAACATACTACTCCCTGATGATATTTGTCTGCCATCTACAGGCGAggttgacgacctggagaagctGATTGACCACGTGTTTCCGAGTCTAGATGACAACATGGCAGATTCGAGTTACATGACATCTCGCGCAATCCTTTCCACGACAAATGACAACGTCGACAAGATAAACATCCGCATGATAGAGCGTTTCCACGGAGATGAAGTAATCTACCATAGCTTTGACAGTGCGGAGGATGACCCATATGGCTACTACGCTCCTGAGTTTCTGAACGGATTGACTCCCAATGGTCTTCCTCCGCATGCACTCAAACTAAAGCTGAATTGCCCGGTGATACTTCTAAGAAACATTGATCCAGCTAATGGGCTGTGTAACGGGACTAGGCTTGTCGTTAGAGGTTTTGAGAGGAACACCATTGATGCAGAAATCGTGATTGGACAACACGCTGGTAGGAGGGTCTTCCTTCCTCGAATACCTCTGTGCCCATCTGACAACGACATGTTTCCATTCAAGTTTAAGAGGAAGCAATTTCCTATTAGGCTTAGTTTTGCTATGACGATTAACAAGGCTCAAGGGCAGACCATCCCAATTGTTGGTGTGTATCTACCTAATCCGGTGTTCTCTCATGGTCAACTCTATGTTGCTTTGTCTCGAGCCACCGCGAAGAGAAACATAAAAATAATCATTCAGAAGGAGAAGCCAAAGGAGAAGTCCAACAAGCAACATAACAATCCGAAGAAGCGTAAAAGACCGACCGTGTCCTTGCTGACCTCAATGAAGAACATCGTCTACAAGGAAGTATTTACAGGCTGA
- the LOC120968931 gene encoding uncharacterized protein: MYIKIESCRLRWYRKNQTQIRADLYKGVVDAITSGETRASAVGVRIVLPGTYPGGDRDMKKRHMDAMAIVHTYGKPDIFLTMTCNPKWEEITNELLPGQTAQDRPDIVARVFYGKLEAMKDMLLKKMVLGVVVAYVYVVEFQKRGLPHAHFLLIMDSTYKLLVPEQYDRLISAELPDKQKYPELYAMVVKHMMHGPCGALNPKNVCMQDNECKCRYPRPFNENTIQGKDSYPVYRRRDDGRRAKVRGKMLDNRWVVPYNPYLLRMFNCHINVEVCSSIKAVKYIYKYIYKGHDKASFSIDQPDADGNIDEIKRYVDARWVTPPEAMWRIFGFPLCANYPPVLQLPLHLPNMHRVAFNAQADLKNVVSSENASKSMLTEYFKANELHQDFPGSFTWEKKKKIWKRRVERFQLGRIVSANPAEGERYYLRVLLNHVLGKTSFEDLLTVNGVVCGSFRESGERLGLIEADNTLDDCLTEAEQWAMPCSLRRLFATILVHCEPGDVRGLWDRHLEPMSDDYRRTRTSPNEVEQMVLLDIRGMLQSMGKDIIDFALPTIDDAFDPTEGEAREIIEESTIEFDESDTKLSSSLNFEQRAAYDEILAAVERGDGGIFFVDGPGGTGKTFLYRAMLAKVRREGKIAIATATSGVAASIMPGGRTAHSRFKIPLSCDDGASCSFTKQSGTAKLLRMASLILWDEASMTKRQAVEALDNSMRDIMGIRDRPFGGKTIVFGGDFRQVLPVVRRGSRGQIIDASL; this comes from the coding sequence ATGTACATCAAGATTGAGAGCTGTCGGTTGAGGTGGTACAGGAAGAACCAGACGCAGATCCGTGCCGATTTGTATAAAGGAGTTGTTGATGCGATCACATCGGGTGAGACGCGAGCAAGCGCTGTTGGGGTAAGAATAGTGCTCCCTGGAACTTACCCTGGTGGCGACCGCGACATGAAGAAGAGACATATGGATGCCATGGCAATTGTCCATACATACGGGAAGCCTGACATCTTCTTGACCATGACTTGCAACCCTAAATGGGAAGAGATAACAAATGAGTTGCTTCCTGGACAGACGGCGCAAGACCGACCTGATATTGTGGCTCGCGTGTTCTATGGCAAACTAGAGGCTATGAAAGATATGTTGCTCAAGAAGATGGTCCTGGGTGTTGTTGTTGCTTATGTTTACGTAGTTGAGTTCCAGAAGAGAGGCCTCCCCCACGCACATTTTTTGTTGATCATGGATTCAACGTATAAGCTTCTTGTCCCAGAGCAGTATGACCGACTCATTTCCGCAGAGCTCCCAGACAAGCAAAAGTATCCTGAATTGTATGCAATGGTGGTAAAACATATGATGCACGGACCATGCGGTGCTCTCAACCCGAAGAATGTTTGCATGCAAGATAATGAATGCAAGTGCAGATACCCGCGGCCGTTCAATGAGAACACGATACAAGGCAAGGACTCATACCCAGTTTATCGGCGTAGAGATGATGGTAGACGCGCTAAGGTTCGAGGGAAAATGTTGGACAACCGATGGGTTGTGCCATATAACCCTTACCTTCTGCGGATGTTTAATTGCCACATCAACGTCGAGGTCTGCTCTAGCATAAAGGCTGTAAAATACATTTATAAGTACATTTATAAGGGCCATGATAAGGCTTCTTTCAGCATCGACCAGCCAGACGCTGATGGTAACATTGATGAGATCAAGAGATACGTTGACGCAAGATGGGTCACCCCTCCGGAGGCTATGTGGAGGATATTTGGCTTCCCACTGTGTGCCAATTACCCACCTGTCTTGCAGTTGCCTCTTCATCTCCCGAATATGCACAGGGTTGCATTCAATGCACAGGCTGACTTGAAGAATGTTGTATCCTCCGAGAATGCTTCAAAATCCATGTTAACGGAGTATTTCAAGGCAAACGAACTACACCAGGATTTCCCCGGAAGCTTCACGTgggagaagaaaaagaagataTGGAAGAGGCGGGTGGAGCGTTTTCAACTAGGTCGTATCGTGTCTGCCAATCCTGCCGAGGGGGAGCGATACTACCTTCGTGTGTTGTTGAACCATGTTCTGGGGAAAACATCATTTGAGGACTTGCTCACCGTCAACGGCGTGGTATGTGGGAGCTTTAGAGAGTCCGGTGAAAGGTTGGGACTCATCGAGGCAGACAACACGCTCGACGACTGTCTTACTGAGGCGGAGCAGTGGGCTATGCCATGTTCTCTTAGGAGGCTCTTTGCAACAATCTTGGTGCACTGCGAGCCAGGCGACGTGCGCGGGTTATGGGATAGACACCTCGAGCCTATGTCCGATGACTACCGTCGGACACGCACGTCCCCGAACGAGGTGGAGCAGATGGTGTTGCTTGACATTAGGGGTATGTTGCAGTCTATGGGTAAAGACATTATTGATTTTGCTCTTCCAACGATCGATGATGCATTTGACCCAACCGAGGGCGAGGCCAGAGAGATCATCGAGGAATCAACCATTGAGTTTGACGAAAGTGACACTAAATTGTCATCTTCCCTGAATTTTGAGCAAAGGGCTGCATACGACGAGATACTAGCGGCTGTTGAACGCGGTGATGGGGGTATATTCTTTGTTGATGGCCCTGGAGGTACGGGGAAGACCTTCCTTTATAGGGCGATGCTCGCCAAGGTGAGGCGCGAGGGCAAGATTGctatcgctaccgcgacgtcgggCGTCGCTGCTTCTATCATGCCTGGCGGCAGGACTGCCCACTCGAGATTCAAAATCCCACTGAGTTGTGATGATGGAGCCTCGTGCAGCTTCACCAAGCAGAGTGGGACTGCCAAGCTGCTAAGGATGGCCTCATTGATACTATGGGACGAGGCCAGCATGACTAAGCGACAAGCGGTTGAGGCATTAGACAATAGCATGCGCGACATCATGGGAATACGCGACCGACCCTTTGGAGGAAAGACTATTGTTTTTGGCGGGGACTTTAGGCAGGTGCTTCCGGTCGTCAGAAGGGGGTCACGGGGCCAGATAATTGATGCAAGCCTCTGA
- the LOC120968932 gene encoding uncharacterized protein: MPRYSAGADEDIDVFQSSTMGDEQEAHDLIDEEYYMFCNEGSDNDILDDDEEASMSSAKPSEIDPFDTVYSNIPDNTHILKVDENCKHCKARKFESEPDGFCCRNGQIELKQPEPIPELMRLWSSMDADSRHFRENIRFFNGHFAFTTLGVSLDENYTNMKSGVYTFRAHGTIYHNVHSFGPSSRPEHLQLYFYDDDPNLNHRKAATKQLDQDVVKRLVDILKENPYSQQFRSLGAHKDNLDDYRIDLNTDKRLDQRRYNKPVSSEVAAIWVEGTDLAKRFDRRITLCGNNNERHSIRVTSGAYDPLSYPLFYPMGELGWHPKLPKRNVSWEVVLNPRLCHDDEDDAGMLFVSHFVTNNFLFLKIMLKRWYSNMCRGE; the protein is encoded by the exons ATGCCGAGATACTCTGCCGGTGCTGATG AAGACATCGATGTATTCCAAAGCAGCACCATGGGCGATGAGCAGGAAGCACACGACTTGATTGATGAGGAGTACTACATGTTTTGCAACGAAG GATCCGATAACGACATATTGGATGATGACGAGGAAGCGAGCATGTCTAGCGCTAAACCTAGCGAGATTGATCCATTTGACACTGTCTACTCAAACATTCCAGACAACACTCACATCCTGAAAGTCGACGAAAATTGCAAACACTGCAAGGCCAGAAAGTTTGAGTCTGAGCCTGACGGCTTCTGCTGTCGCAATGGCCAGATCGAGCTTAAGCAACCGGAACCAATCCCAGAGCTTATGAGGCTATGGTCCAGCATGGATGCAGATTCTAGACATTTTCGGGAGAACATACGTTTCTTCAACGGGCATTTCGCCTTCACAACCCTTGGGGTCAGCCTTGATGAAAACTACACTAACATGAAGTCTGGGGTGTACACATTCCGAGCACACGGCACCATCTACCACAATGTCCATTCGTTCGGGCCTAGCTCCCGTCCAGAACATCTGCAGTTGTACTTCTATGATGACGACCCTAACCTAAATCATCGTAAGGCGGCCACCAAGCAATTAGACCAGGATGTCGTGAAGAGGTTAGTAGACATACTCAAAGAAAACCCATACTCCCAGCAATTTAGGAGTTTGGGTGCACACAAGGACAACCTCGATGATTATAGGATAGACCTAAACACCGATAAGAGGCTTGACCAAAGAAGATATAATAAACCGGTGTCATCTGAAGTCGCTGCAATTTGGGTTGAGGGCACTGACCTAGCAAAAAGGTTTGACCGCAGGATAACACTTTGTGGTAACAACAACGAAAGGCATAGTATACGTGTGACCTCAGGGGCATATGACCCGTTGTCTTATCCATTATTCTATCCAATGGGGGAGCTAGGTTGGCATCCGAAGCTACCCAAACGTAATGTTTCTTGGGAGGTTGTACTAAATCCTCGTTTGTGTCatgatgacgaagatgatgcaGGTATGTTGTTTGTGTCCCACTTTGTTACAAATAATTTCTTGTTTTTAAAAATAATGCTCAAGCGATGGTACTCAAACATGTGCAGAGGGGAATAG
- the LOC109743241 gene encoding ribonuclease TUDOR 1-like: MAASTGASGWLRGKVKAVTSGDCLLIMGSTKAEIPPEKSITLSYLMAPRLARRGGVDEPFAWESREYLRKLCVGKEVTFRVDYTAPNIGREFGTVYLGDKNVAYLVVAAGWARVKEQGPKGGEPLPNVSELLRLEEVAKQQGLGRWSKEPGAAEDSIRDLPPSAIGELSGFDAKGFAVAN, translated from the exons ATGGCAGCAAGCACAGGGGCTTCAGGATGGCTAAGGGGCAAGGTGAAGGCTGTGACATCTGGAGACTGCCTTCTCATCATGGGGAGCACAAAGGCAGAGATTCCACCAGAGAAGTCCATCACTCTGTCATACCTAATGGCCCCAAGGCTG GCTCGTCGTGGTGGAGTGGATGAGCCATTTGCTTGGGAAAGCAGGGAGTATCTGAGGAAACTCTGCGTAGGAAAG GAGGTCACATTTAGAGTGGATTACACTGCTCCTAACATCGGACGAGAATTTGGCACTGTCTACCTTGGCGACAAGAACGTTGCCTACTTGGTGGTTGCTGCAGGATGGGCAAGG GTGAAGGAGCAAGGCCCCAAGGGGGGTGAACCACTCCCAAATGTCTCTGAGCTTCTGAGGTTGGAGGAAGTTGCTAAGCAACAGGGTTTAGGCCGTTGGAGCAAG GAACCTGGTGCTGCTGAAGATTCGATAAGAGATCTTCCACCATCAGCAATTGGCGAACTAAGTGGTTTTGATGCAAAGGGTTTTGCAGTTGCAAATTAA